The following are encoded together in the Arcticibacterium luteifluviistationis genome:
- a CDS encoding GNAT family N-acetyltransferase, which translates to MKIKINTGNIQDCVQISSEIPEFSDKKYGTEDYKRRLENTYHLILIAYMNNVPVGFKVGFNKDNNETFYSWMGGVIPKYRQKGIAKALAKEQERIVKEAGFKSISFKTRNYLKAMLIFGIRNGFNITGIEEKKIASENRIILKKKLN; encoded by the coding sequence ATGAAAATCAAAATAAACACAGGAAACATCCAAGACTGCGTTCAAATTTCAAGTGAAATCCCTGAATTTTCGGACAAAAAATATGGCACTGAGGATTATAAACGCAGATTAGAGAATACTTATCATTTAATCCTAATAGCATATATGAATAACGTGCCGGTTGGTTTTAAGGTTGGCTTTAATAAAGATAATAATGAAACATTTTATAGTTGGATGGGTGGCGTAATTCCTAAATACAGGCAAAAAGGAATAGCAAAAGCTCTGGCAAAAGAGCAAGAACGTATAGTTAAAGAGGCGGGATTTAAATCGATTTCCTTTAAAACAAGAAACTACTTAAAAGCGATGCTAATCTTTGGAATTCGCAATGGGTTCAATATTACTGGTATTGAAGAAAAAAAGATAGCTTCTGAGAACAGAATCATATTAAAAAAGAAACTTAATTGA
- a CDS encoding PKD domain-containing protein, whose amino-acid sequence MLTLAIFGVGQSWGQFYVSPKACVVDITSGSDGALEGCPNATYFFDTDLDSESWVWDFGDITNSSPSTTRNPQFFYSTPGDYQVSLTKVSKAGDTATVTRTVSVGGLPQQPKFNDVTSADTTVCDNGALTLDPFKLSVGTSAYTYLWFPGGETTKTIDVDSSGCYSVEVFGPDGCSRTAKINVKFCYEEPSGGGGNEKWFFGEGATLEFQSDGGVEVVADSLDSEGDFFDDAEVEDITISPAGGGANPLRSDVATAMVYGPSGSLAFYSDGKNIYDANDEPILDANGVGLLNGNNTASQGLSIIPKSNCTECPHHQYYVFSKDVDTGILSYSVIDLRYNEGMGQIVERDVPIAAGITDKVTVLPKSDETGFDIFTHQLGNNTIQIIGIDSVGIQTTEKAIGIIQEDLESSVGYTVFNEQGTQMAQAGVVAGQNVVQVLTYDPETSDFSNPITVDLGISAPPNVYGLSFSPDGRLLYATISGDPANGETSYLLQIPIFYVDPTLIQANIITIDESDTQQFGALQLGPVNPNSSGAKYLYMAVKGSDRIAYLQAPDEPGNAELTGYEIENGTEVNGIVGLGLPSVIYANQVQDGGGASANYSGNCFNAATALEAQGICDPMRNEISWEFEDGTTLEGKNVNYTFPKLGWNKIKVIIKVFNKSPLSGIVDSQVIDQILEATETECTEVVLIDSIYIKPSPISSLPDFAYVCTREIPVKRALLYAAVTGGDSFIYSWGTAAGVPLGGNASDSIQEVIAPSVYTLEVENNFGCFTEDDIEVVEGCEPRVFFPNAFTPIGANPKFKVQYAYLDDVNLKVFNRWGELVFETDNLDIQWDGRVKGKIQAPTLYPYVLTYKALDFPERGFLKEIGSVWVLK is encoded by the coding sequence ATGTTGACGCTTGCCATCTTTGGTGTGGGTCAATCTTGGGGGCAATTTTATGTTAGCCCGAAAGCCTGTGTTGTAGATATTACGAGCGGATCAGATGGTGCTTTAGAAGGGTGCCCTAATGCCACTTACTTTTTCGATACTGACTTAGATTCAGAAAGTTGGGTTTGGGATTTTGGTGATATCACTAATTCTAGCCCTTCTACAACTAGGAATCCTCAATTTTTCTATTCTACTCCAGGTGACTATCAAGTTTCCTTAACTAAGGTATCTAAAGCAGGAGATACAGCAACAGTTACCAGAACAGTTTCTGTAGGAGGTTTGCCACAACAACCGAAATTTAATGATGTAACATCAGCAGATACTACAGTTTGTGATAATGGTGCTTTGACCCTTGATCCTTTTAAGTTATCGGTTGGGACCTCTGCTTATACTTATTTGTGGTTTCCTGGCGGAGAAACTACAAAGACTATTGATGTTGATTCTTCTGGATGTTATTCCGTAGAGGTTTTTGGCCCGGACGGTTGTTCGCGTACCGCTAAAATAAATGTAAAATTTTGTTACGAGGAACCTAGCGGTGGTGGTGGAAACGAAAAATGGTTTTTTGGAGAAGGAGCAACGCTAGAATTTCAAAGTGATGGAGGTGTTGAAGTTGTCGCAGACTCGTTAGACTCAGAAGGTGACTTTTTCGACGATGCTGAAGTCGAAGACATAACGATTTCTCCAGCAGGTGGAGGGGCTAATCCGCTTCGATCGGATGTTGCTACCGCCATGGTTTATGGCCCTTCGGGAAGTTTGGCTTTTTATTCGGATGGTAAAAATATTTATGATGCTAATGATGAGCCTATTTTAGATGCTAATGGTGTAGGGCTACTTAATGGAAACAATACCGCTTCACAAGGATTGAGTATTATACCTAAAAGTAATTGCACGGAGTGCCCACATCATCAGTACTATGTTTTTTCAAAGGATGTAGATACAGGAATCTTATCTTATAGTGTTATTGACCTTCGATATAATGAGGGAATGGGACAAATTGTAGAAAGAGATGTGCCTATAGCGGCAGGAATTACTGATAAGGTCACTGTTCTCCCAAAATCTGACGAAACGGGTTTTGATATTTTTACGCACCAGCTAGGGAATAATACAATTCAAATCATAGGAATTGATTCTGTTGGAATTCAAACTACAGAAAAAGCAATTGGTATTATTCAGGAAGATTTAGAGTCTAGCGTTGGTTACACGGTGTTCAATGAGCAAGGGACACAAATGGCCCAGGCTGGAGTTGTGGCTGGACAGAATGTAGTACAAGTATTAACTTATGATCCAGAGACCAGTGATTTTTCTAACCCTATAACAGTTGATTTAGGGATTTCAGCTCCGCCAAATGTTTACGGACTATCGTTTAGTCCTGATGGTCGTTTACTGTACGCCACTATTTCTGGAGACCCCGCAAATGGGGAAACTTCGTATTTGCTTCAAATTCCAATTTTTTACGTAGACCCAACATTGATTCAGGCTAATATTATAACTATAGATGAGTCAGACACACAGCAGTTTGGTGCATTACAGTTAGGGCCAGTTAATCCTAACAGTTCTGGAGCTAAATATCTCTATATGGCTGTTAAAGGCAGTGATAGAATTGCATACCTACAAGCACCTGACGAACCAGGAAATGCGGAATTGACCGGATATGAGATTGAGAACGGAACAGAGGTTAATGGGATAGTAGGGCTGGGTTTGCCTTCAGTTATTTATGCTAATCAAGTGCAAGATGGAGGAGGTGCGTCGGCAAACTATTCAGGAAACTGTTTTAATGCCGCAACGGCCTTAGAGGCTCAGGGGATTTGTGATCCTATGAGAAATGAGATTTCTTGGGAGTTTGAAGATGGAACTACGCTAGAAGGGAAAAATGTCAATTATACATTTCCTAAATTAGGATGGAATAAGATTAAGGTAATTATAAAGGTTTTCAATAAATCACCACTTAGTGGTATCGTTGATTCGCAGGTAATAGACCAAATATTGGAAGCTACGGAAACTGAATGTACCGAGGTAGTGCTCATTGATTCAATTTATATAAAACCATCTCCTATTTCTTCGCTTCCTGACTTTGCATATGTCTGTACTAGAGAAATCCCTGTTAAGAGAGCATTATTATATGCTGCTGTTACCGGAGGCGACTCTTTTATTTATAGTTGGGGTACTGCTGCAGGAGTTCCCTTGGGAGGTAATGCCAGCGATTCAATCCAAGAAGTGATAGCTCCTTCTGTATACACGCTGGAGGTAGAAAATAATTTTGGCTGTTTTACGGAGGATGACATAGAAGTGGTAGAAGGCTGTGAACCTAGAGTGTTTTTTCCCAATGCCTTCACGCCAATTGGTGCTAACCCCAAATTTAAAGTCCAGTATGCTTACTTGGATGATGTCAATCTAAAGGTTTTTAATAGATGGGGAGAGCTAGTTTTTGAAACTGATAACCTCGATATTCAGTGGGATGGAAGGGTGAAAGGTAAAATTCAAGCTCCTACGCTGTATCCTTATGTCTTAACATACAAGGCTCTAGACTTTCCTGAAAGAGGTTTTTTGAAGGAAATTGGTTCTGTCTGGGTGCTGAAGTAA
- the ruvB gene encoding Holliday junction branch migration DNA helicase RuvB, protein MREDYLEGDQEKLNPIDRDIERALRPVNFEDFTGQAKVLENLKIFVLAAKQREEAMDHVLLHGPPGLGKTTLSYIIANELNASIKITSGPVLDKPSDLAGLLTNLEENDVLFIDEIHRLNPIVEEYLYSAMEDYKIDIMLDSGPNARSVQISLNPFTLIGATTRAGLLTAPLRARFGINARLEYYDAKLLSVIVGRSAQILETPITAQGTFEIARRSRGTPRIANNLLRRTRDFAQVKGTGKIDIEIAKFALGALDVDEHGLDEMDNRILHTIIDKFKGGPVGLSTIATACSEEAETIEEVYEPFLIQEGFLKRTSRGREATEKAYKHLNIVPKHRTGELF, encoded by the coding sequence ATGCGGGAAGATTATTTAGAAGGAGATCAAGAAAAGCTCAACCCTATTGATAGGGATATTGAAAGAGCATTAAGGCCTGTAAATTTTGAGGATTTTACAGGTCAAGCCAAGGTGCTTGAAAACTTGAAAATATTTGTGCTTGCTGCTAAGCAAAGAGAAGAAGCAATGGATCATGTTTTATTACATGGCCCTCCTGGGCTAGGTAAAACTACTTTATCATACATTATAGCCAACGAACTTAACGCATCAATAAAGATAACTTCAGGCCCTGTTTTGGATAAACCGAGTGATTTAGCAGGTTTATTAACAAATTTAGAAGAAAATGATGTACTTTTTATTGATGAAATTCATAGATTGAATCCGATAGTAGAAGAGTACTTATACTCAGCTATGGAAGATTACAAGATTGATATCATGTTGGACTCTGGCCCAAATGCCAGAAGTGTTCAGATTTCACTCAACCCTTTTACGTTAATTGGTGCTACCACGAGAGCTGGATTATTGACAGCCCCTTTAAGAGCTCGATTTGGGATTAATGCTCGATTGGAATATTATGATGCGAAGCTTTTAAGTGTAATTGTTGGTAGGTCAGCTCAGATTTTGGAGACCCCAATAACTGCTCAAGGTACTTTTGAAATAGCTAGAAGAAGTAGAGGGACACCTCGAATTGCTAATAATTTACTCAGAAGAACGAGAGATTTTGCTCAAGTGAAAGGTACAGGAAAGATTGATATTGAAATTGCAAAATTTGCACTAGGAGCCCTTGATGTAGACGAGCATGGTTTGGATGAGATGGATAATAGAATCCTTCATACTATCATTGATAAATTTAAAGGAGGACCAGTTGGTCTTTCTACCATTGCCACAGCCTGTAGCGAGGAGGCAGAAACGATAGAAGAAGTTTATGAGCCGTTTTTGATTCAAGAGGGCTTTTTGAAAAGAACTTCTAGAGGTCGAGAAGCCACTGAAAAGGCATATAAACATTTAAATATAGTACCTAAACATAGAACAGGAGAATTGTTTTAA
- a CDS encoding glycogen/starch synthase produces MAVKKFVKAEEELLKVEPRKQSREVLFELAWEVCNQVGGIYTVIRSKVPAMVEKWGDDYCLIGPYFEQTASIEFERSTDDSPFCKAAEELNKNGIPVHYGHWLVTGRPRMILIDFEKALESIDNLKFDLWENHKVSTINAEPLVNQVIAFGHYIELYLTEFVNNHAKKLNVIAHFHEWMSAVPILNLAQNKIDLATVFTTHATMLGRYIAGNVANFYEDLPSYNWEEQARNYNIEAQAGIEHHAAQACHVLTTVSEITAKECEVFFERKCDLILPNGLNITRYAATHEFQNLHIKFKKKINQFVMGHFFQSYSWDLDNTLYFFTSGRYEFKNKGYDITLEALKRLNFKLVKNNIDTTVVMFIITRNPVHSIKPEVLQSRAVMEEIKETCESIEEQIGEQLFYASAANEDPTLPDLNTFVEDYWRLRLRRTIQTWKTNTLPETTTHSLKNPDQITEFFDHSNLKNNKEDRVKFVYHPDFISTTNPLFGLEYGQFVRGCHLGVFPSYYEPWGYTPLECVIRGIPTVTSDLSGFGDFMLQIMKDYENVGVYVVDRKKKSYEEAAEQLADQLFNFVTMNRRDRIMQRNRVENFSDIFDWANLRSYYDTAHDLALKKKGVKLK; encoded by the coding sequence ATGGCAGTAAAGAAATTTGTAAAAGCAGAAGAAGAATTATTAAAGGTAGAGCCGAGGAAGCAATCAAGGGAAGTTCTATTTGAACTTGCTTGGGAGGTTTGTAACCAAGTGGGCGGAATTTATACAGTAATCCGTTCTAAAGTACCTGCTATGGTAGAAAAATGGGGTGACGATTACTGTCTGATTGGGCCTTATTTTGAACAAACAGCATCTATCGAATTTGAGAGGTCAACGGATGATTCTCCTTTTTGTAAAGCTGCTGAGGAGCTTAATAAGAATGGTATTCCCGTTCATTATGGGCACTGGCTTGTTACAGGTAGACCTAGAATGATTCTTATTGACTTTGAAAAAGCTTTAGAAAGTATTGATAACCTTAAGTTTGATCTTTGGGAAAACCATAAAGTAAGTACCATAAATGCAGAACCTCTTGTTAATCAGGTTATTGCTTTTGGTCACTACATTGAGTTATACCTAACCGAGTTTGTCAATAATCATGCGAAGAAATTAAATGTCATAGCTCATTTTCATGAGTGGATGTCTGCTGTTCCGATATTAAACTTAGCTCAAAACAAAATTGACCTAGCTACCGTATTTACCACGCATGCTACCATGCTTGGGAGATATATAGCAGGAAACGTGGCTAATTTTTATGAAGACTTACCTAGTTATAATTGGGAAGAGCAAGCTAGGAATTACAACATAGAAGCACAGGCAGGAATAGAACATCATGCTGCACAAGCCTGCCACGTGCTTACTACAGTAAGTGAAATAACAGCCAAGGAGTGCGAAGTGTTTTTTGAAAGAAAATGCGATTTAATACTTCCTAATGGTTTAAACATTACTCGTTACGCGGCCACACACGAGTTTCAAAACCTTCACATTAAGTTTAAAAAGAAGATAAATCAGTTTGTGATGGGACATTTCTTCCAAAGCTATAGCTGGGATTTAGATAACACCTTATACTTTTTTACTTCGGGTAGGTATGAGTTTAAAAACAAGGGATATGACATTACGCTAGAAGCCCTTAAAAGATTGAATTTTAAGCTTGTTAAAAATAATATTGACACTACGGTGGTCATGTTTATTATTACAAGAAACCCTGTGCATTCCATTAAACCTGAAGTTCTTCAATCAAGAGCGGTCATGGAAGAAATTAAGGAAACTTGCGAGTCTATTGAGGAGCAAATTGGCGAACAATTGTTTTATGCTTCTGCTGCCAATGAGGACCCTACTTTGCCAGATCTAAATACGTTTGTGGAGGATTATTGGAGACTACGATTAAGAAGAACTATTCAAACCTGGAAAACCAACACCCTTCCAGAAACCACTACGCATTCACTTAAAAATCCCGATCAAATTACAGAGTTCTTTGATCATTCTAACTTGAAGAATAACAAAGAAGACAGAGTGAAGTTTGTTTATCACCCAGACTTTATTTCTACTACTAATCCATTATTTGGCTTAGAGTACGGTCAATTTGTGAGAGGTTGTCACCTTGGTGTTTTCCCTAGTTACTATGAGCCATGGGGCTATACTCCACTAGAGTGTGTTATTAGAGGAATTCCTACGGTAACTTCAGATTTATCTGGTTTTGGAGATTTCATGTTGCAGATAATGAAGGATTATGAAAATGTAGGAGTTTACGTGGTAGACAGAAAGAAGAAATCTTATGAAGAGGCTGCTGAGCAATTAGCCGATCAGCTTTTCAACTTTGTAACCATGAACAGAAGGGATAGAATAATGCAGCGAAATAGAGTTGAGAATTTCTCTGATATATTCGACTGGGCGAACTTGAGGTCTTACTACGATACAGCACACGATTTGGCATTAAAAAAGAAAGGGGTAAAGTTGAAATAG